The following nucleotide sequence is from Halobacillus mangrovi.
TTACCTTCAACGATTTCAAAAGTAACAGTTTCGTTTTCTTCTAAAGTTTTAAATCCTTCGCCTTGAATAGCAGAGAAGTGTACGAATACATCGTCTTGACCTTCTACTTCGATAAATCCAAAACCTTTTTCTGCGTTAAACCATTTAACATTACCTTGTAACATGTAGTTACCTCCTGCGTGGAACTCTTTCCACAATGTATTACTATTATTGCTCTGCATATTCATTCAAGACGAAAGTGACTTAAAAGTTACTTTTTCTTTCATTCGTAAACGAACAAGAATAATTAACTCTAACTATACCACATACACCAGTAGAGTCAATAGTTGGGAAGCAATCAGGTAAAAAGAATTTATCTATTAGCGTTTAAGTGATAAATAAAAGATTTGCCTCACCCTATTACTTGAATAGAATTAATCATGCTCCCACGCCTCTGCTATTGGTTATCGGAAAAGCAGAGAGAATATTTTCTGTGTGGAACGCTCGCACCTCCTTGCGATTGAAACAATAGGCAAGAATGTAGGTGTCACGTATAGCAATGACTCGAATCATCCGTTGAGTAAGCGTCCCTTGACCGGACATATAAATGATTTCAATTTTTGCTTTTTCTTCTTTTGCACGGACCATTAAATCACTCATTTGTATCACTCCTCAAATAAAGCGAACATTTGTTCTTATGTCTATTATATGGAGTGCATCTCTTTTTGTACACTAGAAATAATTTGAAAAAACCCTCGATCCTGAAGATCGAGGGTTTTCCTATCCATTAATACGTTTGTAAGTATTGTTCGCGTTCCCAAGGATGGACTTGCGTACGGAACATATCCCATTCAATTTCTTTCGCTTCAATAAAATGCTCGAATAGGTGCTCCCCAAGGGCTTCAACCATAATCGAATCCTTCTGCAGCTCAACGAGGGCATCGTAAAGTGTCGCTGGAAGGTCTTTAACACCGTGCGCTTCACGCTCTTTTTTATCCATCACATAGATATTTCGGTCAACCGGCGCAGGAGCATCCAATTTATTCTCCACACCATCAAGCCCTGCAGCTAATAGCACAGCCATTGCCATGTAAGGGTTCGCTGCCGGGTCAACACTACGCACCTCAATACGCGTGCTGAGACCACGAGAAGTCGGTACGCGTACAAGTGGACTACGGTTTTGGCCGGACCAAGCGACATAACAAGGGGCTTCATACCCGGGCACTAGACGCTTGAAGGAGTTCACTGTAGGGTTCGTTACAGCTGTAAAGTTTGTGGCATGTTTAATAATTCCAGCTGTGAACTGATACGCCACATCTGAAAGTTGTTCCTTGCCGTTTTCATCGAAGAACGCATTTCCGCTTTCGTTGAATAAGGACATGTTTGCGTGCATTCCGGATCCGTTCACACCAAATAGAGGCTTTGGCATAAAGGTTGCATGCAATCCATGCTGACGCGCGATTGTCTTAACAACTAATTTAAATGTCTGAATATCATCACAGTGTTTCACAGCATCGGAGTATTTAAAGTCAATTTCATGCTGTCCTGGAGCTACTTCATGGTGAGAAGCTTCAATTTCAAAACCCATTTCTTCTAGTTCAAGAACGATATCACGGCGGCAATTTTCACCTAGATCTGTAGGAGCAAGGTCGAAGTACCCACCTTTATCATTTAACTCCATTGTAGGATCTCCTGATTGATCTAGCTTAAACAAGAAGAATTCTGGCTCTGTTCCGATGTTGAAGGCGGAAAATCCAAGTTTCTCCATTTTCTTGATGTTGCGCTTCAAATTATAACGCGGACAGCCTTCAAATGGAGTCTTGTCTGGGTTGTATATGTCACAAATGAATCGTGCCACTTTCCCTTTTTCCGATGTCCAAGGGAAAACGACGAATGTATCTAAATCTGGCACCAGGTACATATCAGATTCTTCAATTCGAACGAATCCTTCTATGGACGATCCATCAAACATCATCATTCCGTCTAGTGCTTTGTCTAACTGGCTTAGTGGGATTTCCACGTTTTTAATTGTACCGAGCATATCCGTAAATTGCAGTCGGATAAACCGGACGTTTTCTTCATCAATTTTTTTGTAGATTTCTTCTTTAGTCAAACCCATTCAATATTCCCCTCTCAACATAATTTAATGGAAGAACCTAGATAATTCTCCCTGCCGAATACCTAATTTACCTTGTCGTCCCGCGGTGAATAGTTCTTGTTGGAGCATACGGCGAAGTTCTTTCTCAGAAAGTTCATTATGAACTTCTTGAACCTGTTCCTCATCATATGCTTCGTTCTTCGGCTGCTCGTTAAGCTTAAGAACCTTCTTAATACCCGCCATATTCACTCCTTGGTCAATGAGGTCTTTGATTTCTAACAATCGATCGACATCATTGAACGAGAATAAACGGCGGTTGCCTTCTGATCGCGCAGGATAAATCAGCTCGTGCTGTTCATAATATCGAATCTGGCGAGCAGTAAGATCCGTTAAAGATTGAACAATCCCCATCGGGAACAACGGCATAGAACGACGAATTTCATCACTCATCGATGTGCCTCCTCCCCATAAGAATGATACTTTAATTATACGTCAGACAGGGGATATGTCAACATATGTGAGAAATGTTCACATAATAAAATAAGAATAAAAATTCTCGGTAAGATTCCGATAAGAAATACCCATTTCATCGTTTTTTCATGTCTCTATAAATTCTCTATTCATTATGAGACAGAGCGGAGAGACATTCTTTGTTAGAAAATCTCAGTATCTACCTGACCGGGGTGAATATTCCGTCTTCGATCAAGTGTGCCACTGCTTGGTTGACTGCAATTTTTACATGTGCGTAGGTCAATCCACCTTGAATAAAAGCGGTATAAGGTGGACGAATAGGCCCGTCTGCCGTTAATTCCAAACTTGCTCCCTGGATGAACGTACCTGCTGCCATTATGACGTCGTCCTCATATCCAGGCATTGCACTAGGCTGAGGGAGAACATGAGAATTAACAGGGGAAGCTTGTTGAATCGCCTGACAAAAGCGGACCATTTGCTCTGCGGTTTCGAAATTGACCGATTGAATCAGGTCTGTCCTTTTCGCATCGAATGATGGGTTCGTATTAAAGCCTAACGTCTCTAAAAACTTCGCTGTAAAAATGGCTCCTTTTAAGGCCTCTCCAACTACATGCGGAGCCAAAAAGATCCCTTGATACATTTCCTGCAAACTATTCAAGCTTGCTCCTGTTTCTTTTCCTAATCCTGGGGCGGTAAGACGATAACTGCACAACTCAATTAGGTCTTTTCTTCCTGCTATGTATCCTCCGATCCTGGCAATACCTCCACCAGGATTTTTAATCAGCGAACCAGCAATCAAATCTGCTCCAGCTTCAATAGGCTCGCGTGTTTCTACAAACTCGCCGTAGCAATTGTCAACGAAAATTACTGCATCCGATTTAACTTGCCGCACTTCCTTAATCATCTGAGAGATCTCTTCGATAGTAAAAGAGGGCCGGTCATCATAACCTTTCGATCGTTGGATAGCGACAATCTTAGTCTCAGGAGAGATCGTTTCTCTTATTCGTTCTACATCAAACGAGCCTTCCTTTGTAATAGGAATCGAGTTGTAGGAAACTCCGAAATCTCTTAACGACCCAGTGTCTTTACCGCCTTTTTTCCCAACCACTTCGTGTAGCGTGTCATATGGCTCGCCAGTGATGTATAAAAGCTCGTCCCCCGGTCTTAAGACTCCGAACAAGGCTGTTGTGATGGCATGCGTGCCAGAAATAAGCTGAGGGCGGACAAGCGCATCTTCAGCTTTAAATATTTCCGCATACAAAGCTTCTAATGTATCCCGCCCAAAGTCATCATAACCATAGCCTGTCGTTGGGTTAAAATGGGAGTCGCTCACCCTCAACTTTTGGAAAGCGTTCAAAACATTTGCCTGGTTCTCTTCGACGATTTGGTTAACTTCCTTGTGTTTATGAATAATTTCTTCTTCTGCTTGTCTTATTACTTCTTGTATATTCACGGTGCTTTTCCTGCCTTTTTCATATCTTATAAAATCTGATGTCTTAGCGGGTGCTCTGGATGAATAAATCCATGAAGAGCATACCCTTCTTTATCTTCTAAAAATTGCAGTGATGTAATCATGCTGTACTTTTTAAACTGCTGTAGCAGCTTACCATCTGAGGCTGGCAAAAATAGGTCATATTCGTACCACTCTTCTTTTAACACGACTTCTACTTTATCCAGTATGCGTTTAATATCAATTCGGTCATGGACACTGACGGTTAATGATGGATGGATATTTGGGATGAAATCATCATTCAGTAGGTCCTTCTTATTGTAAACGGTAAGGATTGGGAGATGACCTGCTTCCAATTCTTCTAATAAATGCAATACAGTTCGTTCCTGCTGGATATGATCAGGGTGTGAGGCATCTACCATATGAATGATAAAATCTGCTTCTGTAACTTCCTCAAGAGTCGAACGAAACGCAGCAATCAATGTTGTAGGGAGGTCCTGGATGAACCCAACTGTATCAGAGATGAGCGCTTGAAAACCTGATGGAAGACTCATTTGCCTTGTTAAAGGGTCAAGCGTAGCAAACAACAGATCCTCTTCAAAGGATTCACTTTCTGTTACTCGATTAAAGAACGTTGATTTCCCTGCATTGGTATAGCCGACAATTGCGATTTGAAAAGCCATGTTTTCTTTTCGGCGTTTTCGGTACTGTTCTCGCTGTTTCACAACTGTATTCAGCCTTGTTTTAATATCATCTATCCTTCTCTGAATATGCCGGCGGTCGGTCTCCAGTTTCGTTTCACCAGGTCCGCGAGTGCCAATCCCGCCACCAAGACGAGAAAGTTCGGTCCCCTGTCCAGCGAGCCGTGGTAATAAATATTGAAGCTGAGCTAATTCTACTTGAAGCTTCCCTTCCTTGGTACGGGCACGCCCAGCAAAGATATCCAAAATAAGTTGACTGCGATCAATAACGCGACGTTCAATTCGATCCGTTATATTCCTTAACTGACCAGGGGAAAGCTCATCATTGAAAATAACAAGATCAGCATCGATCTCATCTGCAGCTATTTTAATTTCTTCAAGCTTTCCTTGTCCTAGATATGTAGCCGGGTGAACCCGGTCTCTATTTTGAGTAATAACTTTACATACTTCTCCATTAGCAGTTTCCGTTAAGGACTGAAGCTCTTCGAGAGAAGATTGAAACCGTTCTTCTTGTTCTTGTGGATTTTTTCTTGCTACGAGGATGACTTGTTCTTTTGCCTTCATTGTAACACCTTCTTTTCTTCTCCTCTTTTCTTCTCCATCATATCAAAAAAATAGCAGGATAGATATTTGCATCCATTAATGGTAGTTATAGCGTGATTGGATTTCAGCAAAATCCTCCGGCTGAAGCGTCATCAAAGTTGATTTACGCTGATCAAGACTGCATACAACCCTCCAGGCGTGCTTTCTTATAGCTTCCTCAATTACATTGCGCACATACCTTGCATTAGAAAAGTTATACGATGATTCCGAACAGACGTGCACAAGGTGATTGAACAATCTTCTTTCCGCTTCCTTCGTCAAGCAATACTGTCGTTCTTTCAACATCTCAGAAGCTATTCCTGATAACTCTGTTGCAGAGTAATTAGAAAAAGATAATTGAATAGGAAATCTCGAAGCAAGACCCGGATTGATTTTTAGAAAATCATCCATCTCATCAGGGTACCCTGCCAAGATAATAATTAATTCATCATGGTGATCCTCCATGCATTTAACAATCGTATCAATCGCTTCTTTCCCAAAATCCTTTTCCCCTCCGCGTGCAAGTGAGTACGCTTCATCAATGAAGAGTACACCTCCTAGGGATTTATGAATCAGGTCTTTTGTTTTCTGCGCGGTATGCCCAATATACTCGCCTACCAAATCACTTCGATCTGCTTCTATAAAATGACCTTTCTCAAGCACATCGATTTCACTAAAGAGTTTTGCTACCATACGGGCAATAGTCGTTTTACCCGTACCAGGATTTCCTTTGAAAACCATGTGTAAAACCTGCCCATTTGATTTCAATCCGACATCTTTTCTCTTTTGAGCGACTAAAACCTGGGCATAAATCTCCTTTATACGGACCTTTAAATTTTCCATCCCTATGATGGAAGAGAAATAATCATCAATTTTACGAAAAGGAGTCAACGTATTCTCTTTGGATTGGACTTGTTGAACCGGAGTTTCTTTCCCTTTCGATTCGTTTAGTACAATATTGATCGTACCAGGTTTTACTGCCTTTGCCTGCGATTGCACATGGATCCCTCCTCGTTTCCCTTCATCATACGCAAAAAGGAGATCACCTGTGACAAACGCCCAGACAATGAAAAAACGGAAGCTGTCATAAGCTCCCGTTTTTTCCACTCATCACCTATTTCAATTTACAGCGTGAAATTCTTACTTTTATTCCTTATCCAATGAAACGTTTTTCATCGGTGCAAAAGTCGAAATCGCATGTTTGAAAATTAACTGCTGCTTCCCTTCTGTTTCAAGGAGCACGGTAAAGTTATCAAACGCCTTAACAACACCGCGTAATTGGAAGCCGTTTAGTAGAAAGCAAGTCACCTGCATACGCTCTTTCCTCAATTGATTTAAATAGTTGTCTTGAATATTTACGGATTGGGCCATGGATCTTCCTCCTCTTTTCTATCTGTAATACTACCATTCTATGTTTTACTTCAGCATTCCTGCAAGATCGGCCAAAATTGTTGCAAATTTCTCTTCGTAATCATCTTCCGTCACTTCATACCAGTTTACATCCATTTTGTTTCTAAAGTACGTGTATTGTCGTTTAGCGTAACGGCGGGAGTTACGTTTTAAAAGTTCAATCGCATCGTTCAAGCCATATTCACCTTTAAAGTATGGAATCAGCTCCTTGTATCCAATGGCTTTCATAGATTGTTGATCTTCCAGCCCTTGTTCATAAAGACTTCTTACTTCTTCTACCAGCCCTTCATCTACCATTTTATCGACCCTTTTGTTTATTCGGTCATATAGCTGATTACGATCCATTTCTAAACCAATGATGATGGGGCTGAAAGGAGACTCATCTGGTTGTTCCTCCTGATAATCGCTCATGACCTTGCCTGTTGTTTCGTAGACTTCCAGCGCTCTCAATACACGCCGTTCGTTATTAGGATGAATTCTGCTCGCTTGCTCAGGATCGACTGACTTCAAGCGATCGTACATGTGCTGCATTCCTCGTTCTTTTGCTTCCTCTTCTAACTTCTTAATCACTGCATCATCTTTCTTTGTTTCAGAGAAATTGAAATCATAAAGGGTTGCTTGTATGTAAAGACCTGTACCTCCCACAATGACAGGAAGTTTACCATTCTTATCTATTTTATATATCAAATTTTGTACAGTTTCTTGAAATTCTGCAACTGAAAAATCTTCAGAAGGATCCTTTAAATCAATCATGTGGTGTGGAATTCCTTCCATTTCTTCTTTTGTCACTTTGGCTGTTCCGATATCCATTGACTTGTAAATTTGCATAGAATCTCCACTGATGACTTCCCCGCCAAAATGCTTAGCGATATGGACTCCGAGTTTTGACTTCCCCACCGCAGTCGGTCCAACTACAGAAATGACTTTTGGTTTTTTCATAAACCTTCCCTCCTTTGCACTGATTCTTATTATACATGAATCCCTCTACAATCATACCTCAGCAGCCTAACTAACGGAATTCGTTACCCGCACTAACGGATTCCGTTATTAAAATTCAAAATATTCGTTAGTTTCACTATCGAGATTCGTTAGTTTGTGTTATAGTATAAAAAAGGAGGCGTATCACAGTGGTACATGAAAGAATTCGTTCACTTAGGAAAGATAGAGGTTTCACACAAACGATGTTAGCTGAAAAAGTCGGTGTGTCTGCCCAGGTCGTCTCAAATTGGGAACGGAATTATACTTCTCCGGATTTGATCGACTTGACGAAGATTGCTCATGCACTTCATACCACTGCGGATTATCTTTTAGGTCTCAGCGATGAGCTGGAAGATGAAATGCGTGAGATTAAACAACTCCTCGAAACCAAAGGTTATGATAAACCTGTGTTTTTTGATAAAAAAGCATGGTTCGGTATTCAGCCTGATGAAATCAAACAGATCGATAATTATTTCCGTTTTTTATTGCAACAAAAAAATATATCATGACCCCCTCCCCTACTCCGAATGGTGGGATAGTCTGGTGCGATACAACATTTACATACCGCTCTTGGTTTGACTGTAATTTGATTATGTCAACTTAGGGCGGTTTAATTATGTCTAAAATTCTGGGAGTAACAGGAAACAGAGACCTTAATATCGAATACGTGTGTATAGGGAGGCGATATGTTTATGGATGCAAAAGAAAGGTTGAAGGGACAAAAAGTTGAATTTAATTGTCCTAACTGTGGGAATAAAGTGGAAGCTGGAGCTGCAGCAATCTTTGAAGATACGAATCACGTGACTTGCCCACACTGTGACTCAGAAATTCATCTTCAAAACTCTCAAGCATTGAGTAAGTTAGAAAAACAATGGAAAGGGCTCAAAAAATGGACCAAGTCTTGATCCCACAAAAATAAGCTCAACACCTAGAATATGTGTGTTGAGCTTTTTGGTCTTCACGACATCACTCTCTTGAACATTTTCTCCATCTCATATTCTGAGAAGAAAACGATAATGGGCCTGCCATGAGGACAAGTAAAGGGATCTGTTGATTTTCTGAGATCTTCAAGCAGTTGAAACATGTCTGATTGATTCAGATAATGATTTGCTTTGATTGAACGTTTACACGACATTAAAATAGCAGCTTCTTCTCTTAATTTTAATATATCTATCCGCTCTTTGTTCGTAAGCTGATCGATCATTTCATAGATCACTTCTTCTTCAAAACCTTTTGGAAACCATTGGGGATGACTCCTTACAATAAAACTGTTGTCTCCGAAAGGTTCAAAGAATAGACCGACTTTCTCAAGTTCTTCTTTGTACTCTTCAATACGGAGAGCTTCTTGTCTTGAGAAATCAAAGGTCATTGGCACAAGCAATTCCTGAACTTCATGATCTACTTCTGCCAGCTTGTCACGGAAAAATTCGTATTTAATTCTTTCCTGAGCTGCATGCTGATCGACAATGTACATACCTTCTTCATTTTGAGCCAATATATAGGTCCCATGAAGTTGACCGATCGGATACATGGTCGGTACTCGGTCTACTGCTTCTTCATGTTGATGATTTGTTTCTTCTTTTTCTTCTGTTTTCTCCTGAAGTGGTTCAAACTTTGTTGTCATTTCTTTAAGGACCTCATCTTGCTGATTAGAGTAATTGTCCTTTGTCTTAGGCGGCAGCGTCTCTTTCATAAGATGATCTATCGACTCTTCCCGCTTTTGGTGAGCTTCTTCTTTATGGTCGTGGTCGAAGTTAAATGTCCCCTGGGTACTTAGTTGCTTTTTCGGCTTAGGCTTGGACTGCTCAACATTAGGAATCAACGTCTCTTTCCGAAATGCTCGACGAATGGTTTCTTCAAGAACCTCGAACAATTCTTTTTCCTTACTGAATCGTACTTCCAGTTTTGAAGGATGAACGTTGACATCGACGAGAATTGGGTCCATTTCAATATTCAACACAACAATTGGACTTTTTCCTATCGGAAGCAAGGTGTGATACCCCTGTAAAACAGCTTTATTTAAAGGAATATGCCTAATAAAACGCCCATTAACAATGGTTGACATATAATTACGTGAAGCTCTATAGATTTCGGGTTTAGCTACATACCCTTTCACTTTAAAATCCAGTGTTTCTGCTTCGATCGGAACCATCTTTCGTGCAACATTGACCCCATAAATGTTTGCTACGACTTGAAGCAAATCTCCCCGCCCATTCGTTTGAAAGATCTGCTTTTCATTGTGCGTGCAGGTGAACTTCACTTCTGGGTGTGCAAGTGCCATGCGATTCATGACATCTGTTATATGACCAAGCTCTGTGTGGATGGTCTTCATATATTTTAAACGGGCAGGCGTGTTGAAAAATAACTCCTCCACAGTGATATCTGTTCCCTGCCTTGCATCGCTTTTACTTTCATTGACGAGTTTACCGCCTTCGAGATCCAGTTTTGTTCCAGCCTCATTTCCAGTTGAGGTTTGAATCGTAAGACGGCTTACAGCGGCAATACTCGCAAGAGCCTCGCCGCGGAAGCCAAGTGTTCGTACATGAAAAAGATCATTTTCATTACTTATTTTACTTGTGGCATGCCGGTAAAACGCCCGTTCGCAATCTTCCTGATCCATGCCGGCACCGTTATCTGTTATCCGAATCCTCTCAAGTCCTGCTTCTAATAGTTCAACATTGACCCAAGCAGCCCCTGCATCAATGCTGTTTTCTACTAACTCTTTTACGACAGAGGCTGGGCGCTCGACAACTTCCCCGGCAGCTATTTTATTGGACAAATGGTCTGGCATGAGTTGGATTCGCCCCATCTCTGTACCTCCTTTACTACTTTATGACTTCATTTTTTTCTGCAGTTGATATAGCTCATTCATTGCATCCATTGGAGTCATTTCTAATAAATTCAAATTTTGTATATGCTGTTCAAATTGACTGGCAGAACGCTCAGCTTTACGTGCCTTCGGAGATTCCTCCTCAATAAACAAACTCAATTGCTCCTCTTCTGCACTCGCTGCGGCTTCCGCTGATGAATAAGCACCTTCTAATTGGTCAAGGAGCTCGGTAGCTCTTGTAATTAGAGGTTTTGGAAGATCAGCAAGTTTGGCCACGTGAATACCATAGCTCTCGTCAGCAGGTCCTTCTTTAATTTGGTGAAGGAACACAACATTGCCCTCGTATTCTTCAGCCCTAACGTGAACATTTTTCAAACGCTCCAGTTCGCCTTCAAGGGAAGTAAGCTCGTGATAGTGCGTGGAGAATAAGGTCTTTGCTCTTATATGTTCATGAATGTGCTCAACGATTGCCTGCGCTAACGCCATTCCATCGTAGGTGCTCGTCCCCCTGCCAATCTCATCGAGTAAAATCATACTGTTTTCAGTCGCGTGGGCTAGGGCATGATTAGCTTCGAGCATTTCGACCATGAATGTACTTTGGCCTGAGACAAGATCATCTGCAGCTCCTATCCGAGTAAATATTTGATCAAAGATTGGCAGATTAGCAGAATCGCAAGGAACAAAACTTCCCATCTGTCCTAAGATCGCAGTAAGAGCTAGTTGTCTCATGTAGGTACTTTTACCCGACATATTCGGACCTGTAATCAGAAGGACATCCGTTTCATCATTCATATAGATATCGTTAGGAACGAATGTATCCCCTTTTAATACTTTTTCAACGACGGGGTGTCTTCCTTGTTTGATATCTACAGTTCTTGTATCTTCTTTATAGGTCGGCCGTACATAGCTGTTTGTTTCAGCTGTCTGAGCAAATCCTTGAAGGACATCAATTCTACTGATTTGATCAGCTAAATACTGCAGTTTTTGAACATAAGTTTTTACTTGATCACGAACTTCAAGGAACAATTCATATTCAAGATCAACACTTTTTTCTTGTGCCTCCAAAATGATCGACTCTTTTTCCTTTAATTCCGGGGTTATGAAGCGCTCGGCATTCGTAAGGGTTTGTTTTCGTTCGTACATCCCTTCTGGTAGAAGACGCAAATTAGCTTTGGTCACTTCAATGTAATAGCCAAATACGCGGTTGTATCCTACTTTTAAGGACTTGATCCCCGTTGCTTTTCTCTCTTTCTGTTCTAATTCTGCAATCCACTGCTTCCCGTTTTTTGAAGCGTCCCTATACTCATCCAATTGATCATGAAATCCGTCACGAATCAAACCGCCTTCTTTAATCGTCATCGGAGGATCATCCGCAATACTTGCTTCCAGCAATTCTTTCAATTCGTGAAGTGGATCGATCGAATGATAAAGCTCTTCAATGGATGGATGAGTGAACTCACGCAGCGTTTCTAAAATCTCGGGAATCTTACGCAGGGAGTTTCTTAGTTGAATTAAATCTCTTGCGTTCACATTTCCGTAAGCAACTCTTCCAGCTAGACGTTCCAAATCGTAAACAGATGTTAATTGCTCTCTTAACGTTTCCCTCTCTAAGAATTGATGAAGAAATCCTTCTACCTGACTATGTCGCGTATCAATTGCGTTTTTGGAGAGCAAAGGACGCTCCATCCATTTCTTAAGCATCCTCGCTCCCATTGAAGTGATTGTCTGGTCGACAATGGATAATAAACTGCCTGATTTTCCACCTTTTCTTAGTGTTTCAAGTAATTCAAGATTCCGCTTTGAATACATGTCCAAAGTCATATATTGCTTTAACTCAATTACTTTAACAGGTTGTAAATGATCAAGGGTACGCTTTTGAGTTTGTTGAATATATTGAAGTAATCGACCAAATCCAATCTTAAGTTTATCTTGATGTACGTCAGCCACTAGATCAACGAAAGCTTCCTCAATAGTAGTCTCATCCTGATAAGAAACGGTATACCCTAGACGTTCCTTTAGCATTTCTTGTTGCTCTGCCGGAAAATCACTGGATACGACAACTTCTTTTACTGGACGACTGTAGAGTTCCCCGATAGCAGCATCAAATCCGTCTGCGACAAGGGCCACGCTATTTTCCCCTGTAGTTAAGTCATTATAGCTTACTGTATAGGTGCCGTCTTCGAACTTACTTAAGGAAGCGATATAATTGTTTTCTTTCTCATCGAGCATGCTTCCTTCCATTACTGTCCCAGGAGTAATCATCTGAACCACTTCACGTTTGACTACACCTTTTGCCTGTTTCGGGTCTTCCACTTGTTCACAGATGGCGACCTTGTAGCCTTTTTCAACCAGTTGTTTTATGTAATTTTCTGCAGAATGATAAGGGACACCGCACATCGGAATTCTTTCATCCGCTCCCCCATCCCTACTAGTCAGAGTGATTTCCAGTTCTTTCGAAGCTGTAAGCGCATCTTCAAAGAACATTTCGTAAAAGTCGCCTAGCCTGAAGAAAAGAAAAGCATCTTTCTGCTGGGATTTAATTTTCAAATATTGCTGCATCATGGGTGTATAGTTTGCCATAAGGTAAATCCTCCAAAACGATCTTTATTCATACTTTACCAATTATAGCACACATCCTTAGGAGCCTTGAATAAAATGAGATGGAAATTGTAAAAGACCCCAAATGGATGGGGTCAAAAAGAAATCCTCGCTGAATCAGCAAGGAATGTAGATTTAATCATCTTTATCATGGTCGTCGCTGGATGATGACGGAAGAAAATCAGGATCAATCGCA
It contains:
- the mutL gene encoding DNA mismatch repair endonuclease MutL, translating into MGRIQLMPDHLSNKIAAGEVVERPASVVKELVENSIDAGAAWVNVELLEAGLERIRITDNGAGMDQEDCERAFYRHATSKISNENDLFHVRTLGFRGEALASIAAVSRLTIQTSTGNEAGTKLDLEGGKLVNESKSDARQGTDITVEELFFNTPARLKYMKTIHTELGHITDVMNRMALAHPEVKFTCTHNEKQIFQTNGRGDLLQVVANIYGVNVARKMVPIEAETLDFKVKGYVAKPEIYRASRNYMSTIVNGRFIRHIPLNKAVLQGYHTLLPIGKSPIVVLNIEMDPILVDVNVHPSKLEVRFSKEKELFEVLEETIRRAFRKETLIPNVEQSKPKPKKQLSTQGTFNFDHDHKEEAHQKREESIDHLMKETLPPKTKDNYSNQQDEVLKEMTTKFEPLQEKTEEKEETNHQHEEAVDRVPTMYPIGQLHGTYILAQNEEGMYIVDQHAAQERIKYEFFRDKLAEVDHEVQELLVPMTFDFSRQEALRIEEYKEELEKVGLFFEPFGDNSFIVRSHPQWFPKGFEEEVIYEMIDQLTNKERIDILKLREEAAILMSCKRSIKANHYLNQSDMFQLLEDLRKSTDPFTCPHGRPIIVFFSEYEMEKMFKRVMS
- the mutS gene encoding DNA mismatch repair protein MutS, which encodes MANYTPMMQQYLKIKSQQKDAFLFFRLGDFYEMFFEDALTASKELEITLTSRDGGADERIPMCGVPYHSAENYIKQLVEKGYKVAICEQVEDPKQAKGVVKREVVQMITPGTVMEGSMLDEKENNYIASLSKFEDGTYTVSYNDLTTGENSVALVADGFDAAIGELYSRPVKEVVVSSDFPAEQQEMLKERLGYTVSYQDETTIEEAFVDLVADVHQDKLKIGFGRLLQYIQQTQKRTLDHLQPVKVIELKQYMTLDMYSKRNLELLETLRKGGKSGSLLSIVDQTITSMGARMLKKWMERPLLSKNAIDTRHSQVEGFLHQFLERETLREQLTSVYDLERLAGRVAYGNVNARDLIQLRNSLRKIPEILETLREFTHPSIEELYHSIDPLHELKELLEASIADDPPMTIKEGGLIRDGFHDQLDEYRDASKNGKQWIAELEQKERKATGIKSLKVGYNRVFGYYIEVTKANLRLLPEGMYERKQTLTNAERFITPELKEKESIILEAQEKSVDLEYELFLEVRDQVKTYVQKLQYLADQISRIDVLQGFAQTAETNSYVRPTYKEDTRTVDIKQGRHPVVEKVLKGDTFVPNDIYMNDETDVLLITGPNMSGKSTYMRQLALTAILGQMGSFVPCDSANLPIFDQIFTRIGAADDLVSGQSTFMVEMLEANHALAHATENSMILLDEIGRGTSTYDGMALAQAIVEHIHEHIRAKTLFSTHYHELTSLEGELERLKNVHVRAEEYEGNVVFLHQIKEGPADESYGIHVAKLADLPKPLITRATELLDQLEGAYSSAEAAASAEEEQLSLFIEEESPKARKAERSASQFEQHIQNLNLLEMTPMDAMNELYQLQKKMKS